Proteins encoded together in one Streptomyces umbrinus window:
- a CDS encoding MarR family winged helix-turn-helix transcriptional regulator produces the protein MTENDGFGNNLVWLSVLVQRRYAQVCADHDLTPVQATLLCVIKDQPQGMGDLAQLLGVAKNALSGLVDRIERRGLVQREALQRDRRAVTLSTTALGKEIVDALYADVAQRMPDIASALPADERRQLANSVARITAPLAASSVPDAALSNAESEQSPG, from the coding sequence GTGACAGAGAACGACGGCTTCGGAAACAACCTGGTCTGGCTGTCTGTGCTGGTGCAGCGCCGGTACGCACAGGTCTGCGCCGACCACGACCTCACCCCTGTCCAGGCGACACTCCTGTGCGTGATCAAGGATCAGCCACAGGGCATGGGTGATCTCGCGCAGCTGCTCGGCGTGGCCAAGAACGCGCTCAGCGGTCTCGTTGACCGCATCGAACGACGCGGGCTGGTGCAAAGGGAAGCGCTCCAGCGCGATCGGAGGGCGGTCACACTCAGCACCACCGCACTCGGCAAGGAGATCGTCGACGCGCTCTATGCCGACGTCGCCCAGCGCATGCCCGACATCGCCAGCGCACTGCCCGCCGACGAGCGGCGGCAGCTCGCCAACTCCGTCGCCCGCATCACCGCCCCTCTGGCGGCATCGTCCGTGCCTGACGCAGCCCTGTCCAATGCCGAGAGCGAACAGTCGCCGGGATAG